A genomic region of Jeotgalibaca ciconiae contains the following coding sequences:
- a CDS encoding PTS system mannose/fructose/sorbose family transporter subunit IID: protein MPKLLPAVITILVYYLIKKRNWNVYKLLALLIVLGITLSYVGVLI from the coding sequence TTGCCAAAATTGCTTCCTGCTGTTATTACAATCTTAGTTTATTACTTGATTAAGAAACGTAATTGGAATGTTTATAAATTATTAGCATTGCTTATTGTGCTTGGAATTACTTTATCTTATGTAGGCGTTTTAATATAA
- a CDS encoding 3-oxoacyl-ACP reductase: MSDNRVVLVTGASRGLGSEIAKNFGRKGYFVVINYFNSEEKAKKVVKEIGEDKAIAIRADVRDKKQVKTMVEKAIARFGRIDVVVNNALINFEFNPVTQKKVEELTWENYTEQFEGSIKSSLNTVQAVLPSMKENQYGRIINIGTNLFQNPVVPYHQYTTAKAALLGFTRNMAKELGSLGITVNMVSGGLLQTTDASKVTTPEVFQLIADSSPLQKVTAPEDVAEVVGFLGTEAARAITGQNITVDGGLTMN, encoded by the coding sequence ATGTCAGATAATCGAGTTGTACTTGTAACAGGAGCGAGCAGAGGGTTAGGAAGTGAAATTGCAAAGAATTTCGGGCGGAAAGGGTACTTTGTTGTTATCAATTATTTCAATAGTGAAGAAAAAGCAAAAAAAGTTGTCAAAGAGATTGGGGAAGATAAAGCAATCGCGATCCGAGCTGATGTCCGTGATAAAAAACAAGTAAAAACTATGGTTGAAAAAGCAATTGCGAGATTTGGGAGAATTGATGTGGTGGTTAATAACGCATTGATAAATTTCGAATTTAATCCAGTTACCCAAAAAAAGGTAGAAGAATTGACTTGGGAAAACTATACGGAACAATTTGAAGGTTCGATTAAGTCTTCCTTAAATACTGTTCAGGCTGTATTGCCATCTATGAAAGAAAATCAATATGGAAGAATCATTAATATTGGAACAAACTTATTCCAAAATCCAGTCGTTCCTTATCATCAATATACAACAGCTAAAGCTGCTCTTTTAGGTTTTACTAGAAACATGGCAAAAGAACTAGGTTCCCTGGGCATTACAGTCAATATGGTTTCAGGTGGGCTCTTACAGACAACAGATGCAAGTAAAGTCACGACTCCTGAAGTCTTTCAGTTAATTGCTGATTCGTCTCCTTTACAGAAGGTTACTGCTCCAGAAGATGTCGCAGAAGTGGTAGGATTCTTAGGAACCGAAGCAGCACGCGCGATTACTGGACAGAACATAACCGTTGATGGTGGACTGACGATGAATTGA
- a CDS encoding QueT transporter family protein, which yields MLKSEKKMVAKIRATELTKVALITALYIVITTALSVISFGSVQLRLSEMFNYMPLFNKRYIWAVTLGVAIANMNSPLGIIDVLVGSISTFLVLKITLSITKNIKSTPIKFVLTAFIFAFSMFTVAGQLAIVNDLPFFITWISVGLGELFSMAIGGLIMYGISKKIDLTK from the coding sequence ATGTTAAAAAGCGAAAAAAAGATGGTTGCGAAGATTCGTGCAACTGAACTAACGAAAGTAGCATTGATTACGGCTCTTTACATTGTTATTACCACTGCATTATCTGTCATTAGTTTCGGAAGTGTTCAACTTCGTTTGTCAGAAATGTTCAATTATATGCCTTTATTTAATAAAAGATATATTTGGGCAGTAACTCTTGGCGTAGCAATTGCGAATATGAACTCGCCACTAGGAATCATTGATGTATTAGTAGGCAGTATCTCGACCTTTTTAGTATTGAAGATCACACTATCTATTACGAAAAATATTAAAAGTACACCGATAAAGTTCGTGCTAACAGCATTTATATTTGCCTTTTCAATGTTTACCGTTGCAGGCCAACTAGCCATCGTCAATGATTTACCATTTTTTATTACCTGGATTAGTGTTGGTTTGGGAGAGCTCTTTTCTATGGCAATCGGAGGACTCATTATGTATGGGATAAGCAAAAAAATAGATTTGACAAAATAA
- a CDS encoding ABC transporter permease produces MFLAIKEMRYSKLRYGLIIGIMLLIAYVVFMLSGLARGLAEEFKKAIDDWDAQEIILSEDANKTFAASQLTRNDIFRIDNSETAPIGLYSGAIDDEENKINISVFGTNEDAFILPKVTEGTSFRRMNDIIISQNLAEKGYKIGDEVKIGNSDEVLTIVGIFPETFYTVTPVIYTSLDTWSILKFGDQPFTSEEEQPINIIAVKTNQGTINNDGKTKLEKLSKDDFIESIPGYSAQNLTLDAMVYFLFFVVAAVVGIFYVITLQKTNIFGVMKAQGISNTFIAKSIVGQSLMVGLIGVAAAFVLAYLTSFILPEAMPFAIMFDQWFIYSGILILVAVLGGLFSVHTVTKVDPITAIGG; encoded by the coding sequence ATGTTTTTAGCAATAAAGGAAATGCGCTATTCAAAGTTGCGTTATGGTTTAATTATTGGAATTATGTTATTAATCGCTTATGTTGTCTTTATGCTTTCAGGTTTAGCAAGAGGGCTTGCAGAAGAATTTAAAAAAGCGATTGATGACTGGGATGCACAAGAAATTATTCTATCAGAAGATGCTAATAAAACGTTTGCTGCTTCTCAGCTGACGAGAAATGACATCTTTCGTATAGATAATTCAGAAACCGCGCCGATTGGTTTATACAGTGGAGCCATTGACGATGAAGAAAATAAAATAAATATTTCTGTATTCGGTACAAATGAAGATGCGTTTATATTGCCGAAAGTAACAGAAGGAACGTCTTTTCGGAGAATGAATGATATTATTATTTCTCAAAATCTAGCAGAAAAAGGTTATAAGATTGGAGACGAAGTTAAAATAGGTAATTCAGATGAAGTACTAACAATTGTAGGTATTTTCCCTGAGACTTTTTATACCGTTACACCGGTCATTTATACTTCGTTGGATACGTGGAGCATTTTAAAATTCGGTGATCAACCCTTTACCTCAGAGGAAGAGCAACCGATTAATATTATCGCTGTAAAAACAAATCAAGGAACAATCAATAATGACGGAAAGACAAAATTAGAAAAGCTTTCCAAAGATGACTTTATTGAAAGCATACCTGGTTATTCTGCACAAAATCTTACATTAGATGCAATGGTTTATTTTCTGTTTTTTGTAGTTGCAGCGGTTGTCGGCATTTTTTATGTCATTACCTTACAAAAAACGAATATCTTTGGTGTGATGAAAGCTCAAGGAATTAGTAATACTTTTATAGCGAAATCAATTGTCGGTCAATCGCTCATGGTCGGATTAATAGGAGTAGCTGCTGCTTTTGTACTTGCTTATTTAACAAGTTTCATTTTGCCCGAAGCAATGCCTTTTGCTATCATGTTCGACCAATGGTTTATCTATAGTGGCATACTAATTTTAGTAGCAGTTTTGGGTGGTTTGTTCTCTGTACACACTGTAACAAAAGTTGATCCAATAACAGCGATAGGAGGGTAA
- a CDS encoding GntR family transcriptional regulator — protein MVSKYQMIKEDIIKEINEGVFLPGDKIYSEADLKKKYNVSNTTVVKALNNLVSEGYLIRRQGYGTFVRRNLINRKVLFSETSPVSSMKGKVVERTETHISESFKDKEIAKKLGDLQGEENIIKIIQVAYVNDIPWKIQNRYLLERKIPETGIENIKHGASVTKEISGNYNIHAEMSVNIVRFEPTSKELKIVENYLKEQTREEEDLVFFDIQKITTSLNGEILEYTRSFIDPHYYSIQITTE, from the coding sequence ATGGTGTCAAAGTATCAGATGATAAAAGAAGATATTATCAAAGAGATTAATGAGGGTGTTTTTTTACCAGGAGATAAAATTTATTCAGAAGCAGATTTAAAAAAGAAATACAATGTTAGTAATACCACTGTAGTCAAGGCGTTGAATAACTTAGTAAGCGAGGGTTATTTAATTCGTCGTCAAGGATATGGAACTTTTGTCCGTAGAAACTTAATAAACCGTAAAGTGCTATTTAGCGAAACTTCGCCTGTATCTTCCATGAAAGGGAAAGTGGTTGAACGTACCGAAACACATATCAGTGAATCATTTAAAGATAAGGAGATTGCAAAAAAACTCGGAGATTTACAAGGAGAAGAGAATATCATTAAAATCATTCAAGTTGCCTATGTCAACGACATACCATGGAAGATTCAAAATCGTTATTTATTAGAAAGGAAAATACCTGAAACAGGAATTGAAAATATTAAACATGGTGCGAGCGTGACGAAAGAAATATCTGGGAATTATAATATTCATGCCGAGATGTCGGTTAATATCGTGCGTTTCGAGCCGACATCCAAAGAACTGAAAATTGTAGAGAATTATTTGAAGGAGCAAACAAGAGAAGAGGAAGACCTTGTTTTTTTTGATATTCAAAAAATTACGACTAGTTTAAATGGAGAAATATTAGAATATACTAGGAGCTTCATTGATCCCCATTACTATTCCATTCAAATAACTACAGAGTAG
- a CDS encoding acyltransferase family protein, producing MIRKNEYRYLYLAQFISSLLVVLIHCGTVTDISGLHFMIKSILCRIAVPFFLVNNAFFYRARSVEEKKLWLKKVIKIYLIWSIIYLPLGIQFMNEQINLPLILYPIAFILGLTYTGIFYHLWYFPALLFSLFVVSKLIKRFGYMKSFILFGSLYIVGAAETYSSFITHPLLSKILDTYFSIFLTTRNGLFYSSIFVLIGFFISDKKEFLLANRKKMFIGLFFTFVLLCIEGRLIYLNQGRDKNFLMFLSPLLFFGFPLLFSVYKRSRFGQLGRYSQAIFFIHLIPIEIFNHSFENADAITPSYGIIRFLLGVFVSVFLLYLFEKVKPFFYGTIEN from the coding sequence ATGATAAGAAAAAACGAGTACCGTTATTTATATCTTGCACAATTTATTAGTTCATTACTGGTTGTGCTTATTCATTGTGGAACAGTAACTGATATATCTGGCCTCCACTTTATGATAAAAAGCATTTTATGTAGAATAGCGGTACCATTCTTTCTTGTGAACAATGCGTTCTTCTACAGAGCTAGGTCAGTTGAGGAGAAGAAGTTGTGGCTTAAAAAAGTCATCAAGATCTATCTTATTTGGTCTATTATTTATTTACCTCTAGGAATTCAGTTCATGAATGAGCAAATCAACTTACCGCTCATATTATATCCAATTGCATTCATACTTGGACTGACTTATACGGGTATTTTTTATCATCTCTGGTATTTTCCAGCTCTCCTATTCTCATTGTTTGTGGTCTCGAAGCTGATAAAGAGATTCGGTTATATGAAATCTTTTATTTTGTTTGGCTCATTGTATATAGTGGGAGCCGCTGAAACGTATTCTTCTTTTATTACACACCCATTACTTTCCAAAATTTTAGACACTTATTTTTCTATCTTTTTGACTACAAGAAATGGCCTTTTTTATAGTTCTATATTTGTTTTAATAGGTTTTTTTATTTCTGATAAGAAAGAATTCTTGCTAGCAAATAGAAAAAAGATGTTTATTGGATTATTCTTTACATTTGTATTGTTGTGCATAGAAGGACGGCTCATTTATTTGAATCAAGGAAGGGACAAGAATTTTCTCATGTTCTTAAGCCCCTTGCTATTTTTTGGTTTTCCTTTACTATTTTCTGTATATAAAAGAAGTCGGTTCGGACAGCTTGGACGATACAGCCAAGCGATTTTTTTCATTCACTTGATTCCTATTGAAATATTCAATCATAGTTTTGAGAATGCTGACGCAATTACACCTTCTTATGGGATCATAAGATTCTTACTGGGTGTATTCGTTTCTGTATTTTTATTGTATTTATTCGAAAAGGTCAAGCCTTTTTTCTATGGGACAATTGAAAATTGA
- a CDS encoding 3-oxoacyl-ACP reductase: MKTIIYSEFHEQVVFVTGAASGIGAAQATAFLEQGAKVFAFDRQLGSLLDLKMNFPESFGYMVGDVRRQEDLIHAVEQCNQAFGTINILLNTAGILDGYRPLLETSEELFDKIFEVNVKSFFILTKIVLPQMLANKSGVVIPMTSIAGMVAGGGGIGYTMSKHAIVGFIKQLALDYADKGIRVNGIAPGAIDTPMNAADFAGDGAIAKKVAEETPAKRWAKPEEVASLTLFLASQQASYLQGDIIPIDGGWIIK, encoded by the coding sequence ATGAAGACAATTATTTATTCAGAATTCCATGAGCAGGTTGTCTTTGTGACAGGAGCAGCTTCAGGAATTGGAGCTGCGCAAGCAACTGCTTTTTTGGAACAAGGAGCGAAGGTATTTGCCTTTGATCGTCAGCTTGGAAGTTTACTGGACTTAAAAATGAATTTTCCAGAAAGTTTTGGTTATATGGTTGGGGATGTTCGTAGGCAAGAGGACTTAATCCACGCAGTTGAGCAGTGTAACCAAGCGTTCGGCACGATTAATATCTTGCTGAATACGGCAGGGATTTTAGACGGCTATCGCCCATTGCTGGAAACATCGGAAGAATTGTTTGACAAAATCTTTGAAGTCAATGTAAAAAGCTTTTTCATACTTACAAAAATAGTCCTGCCACAAATGTTAGCAAATAAAAGTGGTGTGGTAATCCCCATGACCTCCATAGCGGGCATGGTGGCTGGCGGTGGTGGCATCGGTTATACCATGAGTAAGCATGCGATTGTTGGTTTTATTAAACAATTAGCTCTTGATTATGCGGACAAAGGAATTCGAGTGAATGGGATTGCGCCAGGAGCAATTGATACGCCGATGAATGCGGCAGATTTTGCAGGCGACGGTGCCATAGCAAAGAAAGTGGCCGAAGAAACACCAGCTAAGCGTTGGGCAAAGCCAGAAGAAGTAGCTTCTCTCACCTTATTTTTAGCAAGTCAACAAGCAAGTTATCTTCAAGGAGATATTATTCCAATCGATGGCGGTTGGATTATTAAATAA
- a CDS encoding YtoQ family protein has translation MQLTVYLAGQIHDNWRKKLEQTVKEKNLPYQFVAPQTNHSLSDAIGEEILGEQPTKFFKDDAASNINNFRTQVLMQKADIVIALFGEDYRQWNTAMDATSAIHLNKPLIIVRPESLIHPLKELSNKRM, from the coding sequence ATGCAACTAACAGTATATTTAGCAGGTCAAATTCATGATAACTGGCGCAAAAAATTAGAGCAAACAGTAAAGGAAAAGAATTTGCCTTATCAATTTGTAGCACCCCAAACCAATCACAGCTTATCCGATGCCATTGGTGAGGAGATTTTAGGCGAACAACCGACTAAGTTTTTCAAAGATGATGCGGCAAGTAATATCAATAATTTCAGAACACAAGTGCTTATGCAAAAAGCAGATATTGTGATTGCCCTATTTGGCGAAGATTATCGCCAGTGGAATACCGCAATGGATGCAACTTCCGCCATTCATTTGAATAAACCACTCATTATAGTGCGGCCTGAATCATTAATTCATCCGCTAAAGGAATTATCTAATAAGCGAATGTAA
- a CDS encoding PTS system mannose/fructose/sorbose family transporter subunit IID: MLDYGEDVDKIRSIKMALMGPLAGIGDAISQFGIAPLFSTILQVWLWPGVTGAPIMFLVTMIGVNLAIKLGLGWFGYKMGTSAIETLSQENQSGVSSSKHYRVTVISGLAVNFVKANVGCNMQQQLTVRNKSFHCKRYLIKFAKIASCCYYNLSLLLD, translated from the coding sequence ATGTTAGATTATGGAGAAGATGTAGATAAGATTCGAAGTATCAAAATGGCATTAATGGGTCCTTTAGCGGGGATTGGAGATGCGATTTCTCAGTTTGGTATAGCACCTTTGTTCTCTACTATTTTGCAAGTATGGCTATGGCCGGGAGTAACAGGCGCTCCAATAATGTTTTTAGTAACGATGATTGGTGTGAACTTGGCTATTAAACTAGGTTTGGGTTGGTTTGGATACAAGATGGGAACTAGCGCCATTGAAACTTTAAGCCAAGAAAATCAATCAGGTGTCTCGAGCAGCAAACATTATAGGGTTACTGTTATTTCTGGCCTGGCTGTAAACTTTGTTAAAGCGAATGTGGGTTGCAATATGCAACAACAATTGACGGTCAGGAACAAATCGTTTCACTGCAAACGGTACTTGATCAAATTTGCCAAAATTGCTTCCTGCTGTTATTACAATCTTAGTTTATTACTTGATTAA
- a CDS encoding uracil-DNA glycosylase, whose protein sequence is MEYPLHLMNEVKEKTKSFQLEGFLAGKGPRNAIAMLVGEAPGRTELVTKVPFSGQAGKELDAELDKANLSRNDLYITSAVRSRPFRIKTRIDKNGSIITSHPNRTPTNGEVMAFAPLLDFEIQEIQPKIIAPMGNIALKRLLGNQYRISAYHGQILNLPIFEISEDRARYEKTKESYTILPIYHPAAILYNRTLKEVIAADWSHLVEMIKKESSE, encoded by the coding sequence ATGGAATATCCGTTACATCTCATGAATGAAGTAAAAGAAAAAACAAAATCATTTCAACTGGAAGGTTTCCTAGCGGGAAAAGGTCCTAGAAATGCAATTGCGATGTTGGTGGGTGAAGCTCCTGGCCGCACAGAACTCGTAACCAAAGTTCCTTTTAGCGGACAGGCTGGAAAAGAGCTTGACGCAGAACTCGATAAGGCAAATCTTAGCCGAAACGATCTCTATATTACCAGTGCTGTTAGAAGTCGACCGTTTCGGATCAAAACAAGAATAGACAAAAATGGTTCGATCATAACCAGCCATCCAAACCGTACGCCTACTAATGGTGAAGTAATGGCATTTGCTCCATTATTAGATTTTGAAATTCAAGAAATCCAACCAAAAATCATTGCTCCAATGGGAAACATTGCATTAAAACGGCTGTTGGGCAATCAATACAGAATCTCTGCTTATCATGGACAAATTCTGAATCTGCCAATTTTTGAAATTTCAGAAGATCGTGCACGCTATGAAAAGACAAAAGAAAGTTACACCATTCTCCCTATTTATCATCCAGCAGCGATTCTTTATAACCGGACTTTAAAAGAAGTGATTGCAGCAGATTGGAGTCATTTGGTTGAAATGATTAAAAAAGAAAGCAGTGAGTAA
- a CDS encoding DUF2829 domain-containing protein produces the protein MTFEEVLPKLKNGEKIIRNGWSGTEEFVILVSNDTFEGIPVTPYLLIKTSDEGFSSFAPAVCDILADDWKIVK, from the coding sequence ATGACGTTTGAAGAAGTTTTACCAAAGTTGAAAAATGGTGAAAAAATTATTCGCAACGGTTGGAGTGGAACGGAAGAGTTTGTTATTTTAGTAAGTAACGATACGTTCGAAGGAATTCCTGTCACACCTTATTTATTAATCAAGACAAGTGACGAAGGATTTTCTAGCTTTGCGCCGGCAGTGTGTGATATTCTGGCGGATGATTGGAAAATTGTTAAATAA
- a CDS encoding cytidine deaminase has product MNIEQKLYQAAIDLIEKRYPTGWGSAAAMYTKNGEILTSVAPDVLVASTELCIETGAILEAHKLNTEVTHTICVVREDENAEYVILSPCGVCQERLFYWGENVKAAVTNSNNNLEFKALKELQPYHWYNAYKS; this is encoded by the coding sequence TTGAATATCGAACAAAAACTTTATCAAGCAGCAATTGATTTGATAGAAAAAAGATATCCCACGGGTTGGGGTAGTGCTGCGGCTATGTATACGAAAAATGGAGAAATCTTAACTAGTGTAGCACCAGACGTTCTGGTTGCTTCTACAGAACTGTGCATTGAAACAGGTGCGATTCTCGAAGCGCATAAATTAAATACGGAAGTGACACATACGATTTGTGTGGTACGAGAAGATGAGAATGCTGAATATGTCATTTTAAGTCCTTGTGGTGTATGTCAAGAAAGGTTGTTTTACTGGGGTGAAAATGTAAAAGCGGCAGTAACAAATTCAAATAATAACCTAGAATTTAAAGCATTAAAAGAACTACAACCCTATCATTGGTATAATGCCTATAAATCGTAA
- a CDS encoding PTS sugar transporter subunit IIA domain-containing protein, which yields MITGHGEFSLGINDALEMIAGKQEGVKFVPFFKNESTDMLNLN from the coding sequence TTGATAACAGGACATGGTGAGTTTTCCCTTGGAATCAATGATGCATTAGAAATGATTGCAGGGAAACAAGAGGGAGTTAAATTCGTTCCTTTTTTTAAAAATGAGTCGACTGATATGTTGAATCTAAATTAA
- a CDS encoding heparinase II/III family protein — protein sequence MDILQIIHYKKCFFSKDWIRNSYRSNLKEIENIKERVDYLMNDQIIFSDALDMEACNIPYSISKYKWNDYPEDDVEWTYMLNRQGFMVDLAITYALTQKSIYFKKWKQLLSLFIKENGVPNASNNNSWRPIDSGIRLMNWLKSLTYLPIEKLTNEELELIDESMMIHIQFLKNSYIDKYRLSNWGVLALSGIAVYDLFFPEKIKSSLMDWVWVQLENQIDLQFYSDGVHWEQSPLYHHEVISSLAYILQVSECLKRTLPINLRAKLEQPMKSSYYMASSDDYLSPLHDSDYVDFTYIYNIYREMGFLPQNGSSSSALFLGALYTDHKRSQIELPALFRGEKSGFSALKKESVYFTLFNGLHGSSHGHASAGSFTLNYQNEEIISDGGRYTYTESSIRKDLKGIAAHNTFFDEEDLSTVITESWGTIIFLCLSFKILVK from the coding sequence GTGGATATTTTACAGATTATTCATTATAAAAAATGTTTTTTTAGTAAAGATTGGATAAGGAATTCTTATCGATCCAACTTAAAAGAGATTGAGAACATAAAGGAAAGAGTTGATTATTTAATGAATGATCAAATTATTTTTTCAGATGCTCTCGATATGGAAGCTTGTAATATTCCCTATTCAATCTCAAAATATAAATGGAATGATTATCCAGAAGATGATGTGGAATGGACTTATATGTTGAACCGCCAAGGGTTTATGGTAGATTTAGCCATTACGTATGCTTTAACTCAAAAATCAATATACTTTAAAAAATGGAAACAATTACTATCCTTATTTATCAAAGAAAATGGAGTTCCGAATGCATCAAATAATAATTCATGGAGACCGATTGATTCAGGTATTCGATTAATGAATTGGTTGAAAAGTCTCACGTATTTACCTATAGAAAAACTAACAAATGAAGAGTTGGAATTAATTGATGAATCAATGATGATTCATATTCAATTTTTAAAGAACTCCTATATTGATAAGTATCGTTTAAGCAACTGGGGTGTCTTGGCATTGAGCGGAATTGCAGTATACGACTTATTCTTCCCTGAGAAGATAAAAAGCAGTCTCATGGATTGGGTATGGGTGCAGTTAGAAAATCAAATTGATCTTCAATTTTATTCGGATGGCGTTCACTGGGAACAAAGTCCACTATATCATCATGAAGTGATTTCAAGCCTTGCTTATATTCTACAAGTTTCTGAATGTTTAAAGAGAACTTTACCAATTAATCTTCGAGCTAAATTGGAACAACCGATGAAATCTTCTTACTATATGGCTAGTTCGGATGATTATTTGAGCCCTTTACATGATAGTGATTATGTAGATTTTACCTATATATATAATATTTATCGGGAAATGGGATTTCTTCCGCAAAATGGCAGCAGTTCTTCTGCATTATTTTTGGGAGCTTTGTACACGGATCATAAGAGAAGCCAAATTGAACTGCCCGCTTTGTTTCGTGGGGAAAAAAGCGGCTTTAGTGCTCTTAAAAAAGAAAGTGTTTATTTCACACTATTTAATGGTTTGCATGGCAGTTCGCATGGCCATGCTTCTGCTGGGAGTTTTACACTGAATTACCAGAATGAAGAAATTATCTCTGATGGAGGAAGGTATACTTATACAGAAAGTTCTATACGAAAAGATTTAAAAGGAATAGCAGCTCATAATACGTTTTTTGATGAGGAAGATTTATCAACTGTGATTACAGAGTCGTGGGGTACGATCATCTTCCTTTGCCTATCTTTCAAAATACTAGTGAAATAG